One part of the Anopheles coustani chromosome 2, idAnoCousDA_361_x.2, whole genome shotgun sequence genome encodes these proteins:
- the LOC131263691 gene encoding E3 ubiquitin-protein ligase RNF126-like, with amino-acid sequence MEGSLGPDIPGNLEASMLNVIEEVDSCLERILVRRSSTNSARSRNSSNMVSPVHEANAEQSRDGMQSDNSSDATIELDIDYAAGQLSTSGSADEAVSVEELSSQSVTVPENGPLPRQLRSEDYAAGQPSTSDNATGDSDEVVSVEDLGTQSVILPEIVPLPRQLRSEEVIDLSDSLPTYSNRFPTADIIELSSDEESPSTSRSTVAAQPLMHITYSTSTSRPPSQSTNIVIDLRTSSVRNRNAPFTQTSNSGTIHTLDSPGNTRPVVRSRLNGRIRLWNPPPPDPSKSTNQPQPSSVNSDDTKVACPICYESLFQRKLLSTICGHVFCELCLRTALRMSKKCPICNRSITRANQTHPLYLPLNES; translated from the coding sequence ATGGAAGGTTCTCTCGGGCCGGACATTCCAGGGAATCTAGAGGCGAGCATGCTGAACGTTATTGAAGAGGTGGACTCTTGCCTCGAGCGAATCCTTGTTCGTCGCTCCAGCACAAACTCGGCCAGAAGTCGAAACAGCAGCAACATGGTGTCGCCAGTACACGAAGCGAATGCAGAGCAATCCCGCGATGGGATGCAAAGTGATAATAGCAGCGACGCTACGATTGAATTGGACATCGATTATGCTGCAGGGCAGCTATCTACAAGCGGAAGCGCCGACGAGGCGGTGTCAGTAGAAGAGCTTAGCAGCCAATCCGTCACTGTGCCAGAAAATGGTCCCCTCCCTCGCCAACTACGGTCGGAAGATTACGCTGCAGGACAGCCGTCTACAAGCGATAATGCGACCGGTGACTCAGACGAGGTGGTGTCAGTTGAAGACCTTGGCACTCAATCTGTGATCTTGCCGGAAATTGTACCTCTGCCTCGCCAACTACGGTCGGAAGAAGTGATCGACCTTTCCGATAGTCTACCAACGTACTCTAATCGATTTCCTACTGCGGATATCATTGAATTATCGTCGGATGAAGAAAGTCCATCCACCAGCCGCTCTACTGTAGCAGCACAGCCACTGATGCACATAACTTACAGCACTTCCACATCGCGTCCGCCTTCGCAGAGCACAAACATAGTAATCGATTTGCGAACATCTTCTGTTAGAAATAGAAATGCCCCTTTTACTCAAACATCCAATTCCGGAACGATACACACATTGGATTCTCCGGGGAACACACGTCCAGTTGTGCGAAGTCGGCTGAATGGCCGTATTCGATTATGGAATCCTCCACCTCCAGATCCTTCAAAAAGTACAAATCAGCCTCAACCTTCCAGCGTGAATTCAGACGACACAAAAGTTGCATGTCCTATTTGCTATGAATCTCTGTTTCAACGTAAGCTGCTATCCACCATTTGCGGGCACGTCTTTTGTGAGCTTTGTCTCCGCACTGCTCTGAGGATGTCAAAAAAATGTCCCATCTGCAACCGTAGTATCACAAGAGCTAATCAGACGCACCCGCTCTACCTGCCACTTAACGAATCGTAG
- the LOC131263688 gene encoding Bardet-Biedl syndrome 1 protein homolog, with product MFLCKTKPTDKWLDAQCDGTAALHTLPACMTLCDLKNDHYYQLVIVDVPMFDFDVKPKLKVYKGTNLVSEQHLPGIPCAVESLYINDQEPRTPIIAVAVESSVLFYRNMKPYYKYTIPSMTVEPLEIDVWKKLPIERGDALDALIDSLRSIEPTQMTLQTQELLGLPESERGGYIKANAERKLERLSIVTAMTSIKKASTDPKAASCLILATESGELLLLDTQAFVVLAQAKVGPFQGTPSMISASGQYDVDYRVVIATREGSLYLLRKGWLAGQHIVKLEAPAAGLSLLPIDQTIVVVCMNQSLLCYSKKGKKLWTVRLPQPAVCMTPVCLPHLGINLVCVGLKGGLVQFYSQKKLVDQFYAPESVSALTFGRLGQEEHVLILVTIDGSLIVKILKRTAAFVTTENIYDTKSATEEADEPPGNLQIPKKTKIFVEQTLREKEHAATIHNSFQSELWRMRLTTARATVDVINSADSNMSTVDVGLAPLKLAAEVLGLGPVFKLFLILENISTRKEATGLNVLIQADHRHYIVERPYQRLPMLVPGAPIRLDFRVTVTVEPADGLPPVDLTPENSCIKVLVFKTGQAKPLIASTVVMPQPEPQIINSF from the exons ATGTTTCTCTG CAAAACGAAACCCACCGACAAGTGGCTGGACGCCCAGTGCGACGGCACGGCAGCCTTGCATACCCTTCCGGCCTGTATGACGCTGTGCGATCTGAAGAACGATCACTACTACCAGCTGGTCATCGTCGATGTGCCGATGTTCGattttgatgtcaaaccgaaGCTGAAGGTGTACAAGGGAACTAATCTGGTCAGCGAGCAACACCTTCCGGGCATTCCCTGTGCCGTCGAGAGTCTCTACATCAACGATCAGGAGCCCCGTACACCTA TAATTGCCGTGGCGGTGGAGTCGTCCGTTCTCTTCTATCGCAATATGAAGCCTTACTACAAGTACACCATCCCAAGCATGACCGTGGAACCGCTGGAGATTGACGTGTGGAAGAAGCTTCCGATCGAGCGAGGGGATGCGCTCGACGCACTGATCGACAGTTTACGCTCCATCGAACCCACGCAAATGACACTGCAGACGCAGGAACTGCTAGGTCTGCCGGAGAGTGAACGCGGTGGCTACATAAAGGCGAACGCCGAGCGGAAGCTGGAACGGCTCTCCATCGTCACCGCCATGACGAGCATCAAGAAGGCGTCGACCGATCCGAAAGCCGCATCCTGTCTCATACTGGCCACCGAGTCCGGCGAGCTGCTCCTCCTCGACACGCAAGCCTTTGTCGTGCTGGCGCAGGCGAAAGTTGGCCCATTCCAGGGCACGCCCAGCATGATCTCCGCCAGCGGTCAATACGACGTCGACTATCGGGTGGTGATAGCAACCCGCGAGGGTTCGCTGTACTTACTGCGCAAAGGGTGGCTCGCAGGGCAACATATCGTGAAGCTCGAGGCACCGGCAGCCGGTCTTTCACTGCTTCCGATCGATCAGACGATCGTCGTCGTTTGTATGAACCAGTCGCTGCTGTGCTACTCGAAGAAGGGAAAGAAGCTGTGGACGGTGAGGCTGCCACAGCCGGCCGTCTGCATGACACCGGTGTGTCTACCGCATCTCGGTATCAACCTCGTGTGCGTGGGGTTGAAGGGTGGACTGGTGCAGTTCTACAGCCAGAAGAAGCTCGTGGATCAGTTCTACGCACCGGAGTCCGTCTCGGCGCTAACGTTCGGCCGACTCGGGCAGGAGGAGCACGTGCTCATACTGGTCACCATCGATGGTTCACTAATAGTAAAGATCCTCAAACGGACGGCCGCGTTCGTGACGACCGAGAACATCTACGACACGAAGAGCGCAACCGAAGAGGCTGATGAGCCACCCGGAAACCTGCAAATACCGAAGAAGACCAAAATTTTTGTGGAGCAAACACTCCGCGAGAAGGAACACGCGGCCACCATTCACAATTCCTTTCAGTCGGAGCTTTGGCGAATGCGGCTCACGACGGCCCGCGCCACGGTGGATGTGATCAACTCGGCCGATAGCAACATGTCGACGGTGGACGTTGGTCTGGCCCCGCTCAAGCTGGCGGCGGAAGTGCTCGGTCTCGGGCCAGTGTTTAAGCTGTTTCTGATActtgaaaacatttccaccCGAAAGGAGGCAACGGGTTTGAACGTGCTAATACAGGCCGATCATCGTCACTACATCGTGGAGCGACCGTACCAACGGTTGCCGATGCTTGTGCCCGGCGCACCGATTCGATTGGATTTCCGCGTGACCGTGACGGTGGAGCCGGCGGACGGTTTACCACCGGTTGATTTGACGCCGGAAAATTCGTGCATTAAAGTGTTGGTTTTCAAAACGGGACAG GCCAAACCCCTCATCGCGTCGACGGTCGTTATGCCGCAGCCGGAGCCGCAAATAATAAACTCGTTCTAG
- the LOC131263692 gene encoding acyl-CoA-binding protein homolog — protein MEQKFNEAAEKVKTFTKRPSDSELLELYALFKQATVGDNDTEKPGMFDLKGKAKWQAWADRNGTSKDAAMEAYVKLVDELSAKYL, from the exons ATGGAGCAG AAATTCAACGAAGCTGCCGAAAAGGTGAAAACCTTCACGAAGCGACCAAGCGACTCCGAGCTGCTGGAACTGTACGCGCTCTTCAAGCAAGCCACCGTCGGAGACAACGATACGGAAAAGCCCGGCATGTTCGACCTAAAGGGAAAGGCAAAGTGGCAAGCCTGGGCCGACCGGAACGGCACCTCGAAGGATGCGGCGATGGAGGCGTACGTGAAGCTGGTCGACGAGCTGTCGGCGAAGTATCTTTAA